A genomic window from Ignavibacteria bacterium includes:
- a CDS encoding NAD-dependent epimerase/dehydratase family protein, with translation MHTILGSTGIIGRLLANELVKYTGKIRLVSRNPKKVNPSDELFKADLLNRQQVFDAVKGSDVVYLTAGLKYDTKVWQAEWPVIMRNVIDACKATGSKLVFFDNVYAYGKVNGWMTEETPYNPVSKKGEVRKHIAEMLMNDVKAGNLNAMIVRAADFYGADTLAVITETVFKNFAKGKKAQWLISDKFRHSFTYAADAAKGTALLGNTPAAYNQVWHLPTDKNVLTGKEIISLIAREFGVVPKYMNVPKWMLRIIGLFNSNIRESIEMLYQNDSDYLFSSEKFEKTFNLKPAPYLTGIKDTAKKMKLNK, from the coding sequence ATGCATACAATATTAGGCTCAACTGGTATAATAGGCAGATTGCTGGCTAACGAGCTGGTGAAATATACGGGTAAAATCAGGCTAGTCAGCCGTAACCCCAAAAAAGTAAATCCGTCTGATGAGCTTTTTAAAGCAGATCTATTGAACAGGCAGCAGGTATTTGATGCCGTTAAAGGATCTGATGTTGTTTATCTGACAGCCGGTTTAAAATATGATACTAAAGTGTGGCAGGCTGAATGGCCTGTTATTATGCGAAATGTCATTGATGCATGCAAAGCTACCGGAAGTAAGCTTGTTTTCTTTGATAATGTTTACGCCTACGGCAAAGTGAACGGATGGATGACCGAAGAAACTCCTTATAACCCGGTGAGCAAAAAGGGCGAAGTGCGTAAACATATTGCTGAAATGCTTATGAATGATGTAAAAGCAGGTAATCTTAATGCAATGATTGTTCGCGCAGCTGATTTTTACGGGGCAGATACTCTTGCGGTTATCACTGAAACCGTGTTTAAGAATTTTGCCAAAGGTAAAAAAGCGCAGTGGCTTATCAGCGATAAATTCAGGCATTCATTCACTTACGCTGCTGATGCAGCCAAAGGGACAGCCCTCCTGGGCAATACACCCGCTGCATACAACCAGGTTTGGCACCTGCCAACAGATAAAAATGTTTTGACGGGAAAGGAAATTATTTCATTAATAGCACGTGAATTTGGTGTAGTGCCCAAATACATGAATGTTCCTAAATGGATGCTTCGCATTATCGGTTTGTTTAATTCCAATATCAGAGAATCGATCGAAATGCTTTATCAAAACGATAGTGATTATCTTTTTTCATCAGAAAAGTTTGAAAAAACATTTAACCTGAAACCTGCACCTTATTTAACGGGAATAAAAGATACAGCAAAGAAAATGAAACTGAATAAATAA
- a CDS encoding TetR/AcrR family transcriptional regulator: MGTEDRKEREKLQMRQLIIKTAMQLFIEKGMDNVSIRAIAEKIEYSPGSIYSYFKDKGEIIHAIHTEGFEKLYALQKTLDGVNNPVDKLAQMGRLYMKFALENRDYYDLMFIAKGVAEKITEKQEWEVGQRSYDYLRDTVKECIEQGYINDPNVDAVTFGIWGFVHGMAALIIRGRCAMMPEDVIEHTVNGSLNFMYTHLITNNK; encoded by the coding sequence ATGGGTACAGAAGATAGAAAAGAACGTGAAAAGCTGCAAATGCGTCAACTGATAATTAAAACTGCCATGCAGCTTTTTATTGAAAAAGGTATGGATAATGTTTCAATACGTGCCATTGCCGAAAAAATAGAATACTCACCGGGTTCAATATATTCATATTTTAAAGATAAGGGTGAAATAATTCACGCTATACATACTGAAGGATTTGAAAAATTATACGCGCTGCAAAAAACTCTTGATGGCGTCAATAATCCGGTTGATAAGCTTGCGCAAATGGGCAGGCTTTACATGAAATTCGCACTGGAAAACCGCGATTACTACGACCTCATGTTCATAGCAAAAGGTGTCGCAGAAAAAATTACGGAAAAGCAGGAGTGGGAGGTTGGTCAGCGTTCATATGATTACCTGAGAGATACTGTTAAAGAGTGCATTGAGCAGGGATATATCAATGATCCAAATGTTGATGCTGTGACATTTGGTATATGGGGCTTTGTGCACGGAATGGCAGCTTTAATTATCCGCGGCAGGTGCGCAATGATGCCTGAAGATGTAATTGAGCATACTGTGAACGGAAGTTTGAATTTTATGTACACACATTTAATTACAAATAACAAATAA
- a CDS encoding TonB-dependent receptor, whose translation MKRIIVFLMIFTAAVFAQDKGIINGKVTDKETTNPVPEATVTVLNTDLKTVTDSRGNFQFINIPLGTYEIKVTCLGYEAFIHTDVVVNSSRPANVEIELLLSNITTEQIDVEGKYFQKNTDVSTSSYNLDFEEVRRAPGAVEDISRMLQIMPGVSPANDQRNDLIVRGGSPAENLTMIDGIEIPNVNHFPTQGSSSGPIGMINVKFIDDVNFSTGGFSARYGDKLSSVMDVKFREGYRKSFLSDINLSTAGFGGIFEGPLFTKKGSFIFSVRKSYLNLIKGAIRLAAVPDYWDFNLKAVYDIDKNTRLNFVGIGGLDKISFEGESPEISDDNPYGKAKGDQQQFTAGFNLKKLFKKGYWQTVLANSSAFFNYTNYDLRTDELKFKYDSYESDFNFKSEVFYQLNKSNNLILGGSARYIKFKNETFYVADTTSFGDPIPETNVNVKDSYYKASGFAQYTLKLPGNRVILNAGARVDYFSGIKKNIAASPRFGISYSLFANTTLSASTGMYYQSPEYIWLTADPRNENLKFIQANHFVVGIEHLFSPELRMSIEAYYKDYKNYPVSTVIPTYVLISGGTENGPNLMFGEAVSEGKGFSRGIDFSLHKKLTGNGFYGMINYSLADSRVTGLEGGEKPGSFDYRHNLTIIAGYQLTNDWLVGLKFRYTTGRPYTPFDINASTVVGRGVSDFNNFNGFRYKDYNRLDLRVDKKWNFKNMSIVTYIELQNTFNTENVYSYFWNEYKNEQGTIYQWKFLPVGGFSIQF comes from the coding sequence ATGAAGAGAATTATTGTATTCCTGATGATTTTTACAGCAGCGGTTTTCGCTCAGGATAAAGGAATAATAAACGGAAAAGTAACTGATAAAGAAACAACAAACCCGGTTCCTGAAGCAACCGTTACGGTTTTGAATACTGATCTAAAAACCGTTACCGATTCAAGGGGCAATTTTCAGTTTATAAATATTCCGCTGGGGACTTATGAAATTAAAGTTACCTGCCTTGGCTATGAAGCTTTTATTCATACAGATGTTGTCGTGAATTCTTCGCGCCCGGCAAATGTTGAAATTGAATTGCTGCTTTCAAATATCACCACAGAACAAATTGATGTCGAAGGCAAATATTTCCAGAAGAACACTGATGTAAGCACCAGCAGCTATAACCTTGATTTTGAAGAGGTACGCCGCGCACCCGGCGCTGTTGAGGATATTTCCAGAATGCTGCAGATAATGCCCGGTGTATCTCCTGCCAACGATCAGCGTAATGATCTTATAGTACGCGGCGGCTCACCGGCTGAAAACCTTACTATGATTGACGGTATTGAAATACCCAATGTCAACCATTTCCCTACTCAGGGCTCATCAAGCGGGCCAATTGGTATGATAAATGTAAAATTCATTGATGATGTTAATTTTTCTACCGGCGGATTTTCCGCCCGCTACGGCGATAAGCTTTCATCTGTTATGGATGTCAAATTCCGTGAAGGTTACCGTAAAAGCTTTCTGAGTGATATCAATCTTTCTACCGCTGGTTTTGGCGGAATTTTTGAAGGACCGCTTTTCACCAAAAAAGGTTCATTCATTTTTTCGGTCAGGAAAAGTTACCTCAATCTTATAAAAGGCGCTATAAGACTTGCTGCCGTGCCTGATTACTGGGATTTTAATCTGAAAGCTGTGTATGATATTGATAAAAATACCAGGCTGAATTTTGTTGGTATAGGCGGCCTGGATAAGATCAGCTTTGAAGGTGAATCACCCGAAATAAGCGATGATAATCCGTATGGTAAAGCTAAAGGAGATCAGCAGCAGTTTACTGCAGGATTTAATCTGAAGAAACTTTTCAAAAAAGGTTACTGGCAAACCGTACTTGCGAATTCTTCTGCGTTTTTTAATTATACTAATTATGACCTGCGGACAGATGAGCTGAAGTTCAAGTATGATTCCTACGAAAGCGATTTTAATTTTAAATCAGAGGTATTTTACCAGCTGAATAAATCCAATAATTTAATACTTGGCGGCAGCGCCCGCTACATAAAATTTAAAAATGAAACATTTTATGTAGCCGATACAACTTCTTTCGGTGACCCCATACCTGAAACAAACGTAAATGTAAAAGATAGCTATTACAAAGCATCCGGATTTGCCCAGTATACCCTAAAATTACCGGGTAACAGGGTAATACTTAATGCAGGCGCCAGGGTTGATTATTTTTCAGGAATTAAAAAAAATATTGCTGCATCTCCCAGGTTTGGCATAAGCTACAGCTTATTTGCAAATACAACTCTCAGCGCATCAACTGGTATGTATTACCAGTCACCTGAATACATTTGGCTAACTGCAGACCCACGCAACGAAAACCTGAAATTCATACAGGCAAATCATTTTGTAGTTGGTATCGAGCACCTTTTTTCACCTGAGCTGCGCATGTCAATAGAAGCTTATTACAAGGATTACAAAAATTACCCGGTAAGCACAGTTATACCCACTTATGTGCTCATAAGTGGTGGAACCGAGAACGGCCCCAACCTGATGTTCGGTGAAGCAGTGAGCGAAGGTAAAGGTTTTTCTCGCGGTATTGATTTTTCCCTGCACAAAAAGCTTACAGGCAACGGTTTTTACGGTATGATAAATTATTCGCTTGCAGATAGCCGGGTTACAGGACTCGAAGGCGGAGAAAAACCCGGTTCCTTTGATTACAGGCATAATTTAACAATTATTGCAGGTTACCAGCTAACCAACGACTGGCTCGTTGGGCTGAAATTCCGCTATACTACCGGCAGACCCTATACGCCTTTTGACATTAACGCTTCTACCGTTGTTGGCAGGGGAGTCAGTGACTTCAATAACTTTAACGGCTTCAGGTATAAAGATTATAACAGGCTTGACTTAAGAGTTGATAAAAAATGGAATTTCAAGAATATGAGCATTGTGACATATATAGAGCTTCAAAATACATTCAACACAGAAAATGTATATTCATACTTCTGGAATGAATACAAAAACGAGCAGGGCACAATTTACCAATGGAAATTCCTGCCCGTCGGCGGCTTCAGCATCCAATTTTAA
- a CDS encoding type II toxin-antitoxin system Phd/YefM family antitoxin, whose product MKYSSNIKPISFLKSHASEMIEDTFENGSTYIITKNGEAKSALMDIKEYQRLQDKLTFQKIIAISEKEISEGKTLPFDRAFKELYKKIKTLKKQRNYKR is encoded by the coding sequence ATGAAATACAGCAGTAATATTAAACCAATCAGTTTCCTTAAATCTCATGCTTCTGAAATGATTGAAGATACTTTTGAAAATGGAAGTACTTATATCATTACAAAGAATGGTGAAGCTAAATCTGCACTTATGGATATTAAAGAATATCAAAGGCTGCAGGATAAGCTTACATTTCAGAAGATCATAGCTATATCCGAAAAAGAAATTTCGGAAGGGAAAACTCTGCCTTTTGACCGTGCATTTAAGGAATTGTACAAAAAGATTAAGACACTTAAGAAACAAAGAAATTACAAAAGATAG
- a CDS encoding DUF4188 domain-containing protein — protein MAQIIKGRKFGSLEGDFVVFLIGMRVNNWFMIHKWFPVAMAMPKMIKELYKNPLSGFMGEQSWFGRTTISVQYWKSFEHLEAYAKNKDMEHFPAWKAFNLKARQSGVVGVWHETYKVSRGNYENIYVNMPLFGLGKAGFLNEATGKNENAKGRF, from the coding sequence ATGGCACAAATAATCAAAGGAAGAAAATTCGGAAGTTTAGAAGGGGATTTTGTTGTCTTCTTAATTGGAATGAGGGTGAACAACTGGTTTATGATACACAAATGGTTTCCCGTAGCAATGGCTATGCCTAAGATGATAAAGGAGCTGTATAAAAATCCATTAAGCGGATTTATGGGCGAGCAAAGCTGGTTTGGCAGGACAACAATATCCGTGCAGTACTGGAAATCATTCGAACATCTGGAAGCATATGCGAAGAATAAAGATATGGAACACTTCCCCGCATGGAAAGCCTTTAACCTGAAGGCAAGGCAAAGCGGAGTAGTTGGAGTGTGGCATGAAACCTACAAGGTTTCCAGGGGGAATTATGAAAACATATATGTAAATATGCCTCTCTTTGGCTTGGGTAAAGCCGGGTTTTTAAATGAAGCTACAGGGAAAAATGAAAACGCAAAAGGAAGGTTTTAA
- a CDS encoding AAA family ATPase gives MQIVDAYIEYLRNVSRKITTRNGFIDVLPNETKSKFNYYFDLTLLKNEVIRDQQIILKPDNPLYKTFNLVYKQIDSNSEYKLFCGSGLIHGILLGRNRKTYVCAPLLYTFINLDKEDNEIIVEIDYEATQLNHDLISRMFDLQINDENEELENYLIPDNILEKYNNIDVIENKLYSDNFDSNIIKYLKNPNTIFNELAIKVSEFSNIEYTEEKFDYKKRLNKELISTNKFYPFPFLFLSQVPHQLSTYEALNSLLKQKPINNQLLERLFKNILTTEKFDIKYDTELNENRILEVLNNFIPLSLSENQRTAIIKGLTSEISYIQGPPGTGKSYTITAIILNALFFKKKVLLVSHKKAALTVVKDMVDSILGKNSLLYLGTEDKTNTKEYLSNIVAEADSYRLNLFENTGSLKQLSVIVEKYERKIKDLLKKYSEANKRINEVLKLENEYFNLHKEFLDKRGIFEKTYSVDNIKEFNWTTNKIKLEDYLKAIYKFRKYIEKDTVNRIEKLYKIKFTKHFINKFSADLFSIKENPLYAEDLLHLNNLFSKLSLTLKAINREVVIQLRKNISNLDIEIKETLGKYLPYFYKYNIMAKLTGVENRFKRENISSFRKMLHFKKADILKSKMESINYQQLLEILPFWCSELRDLGKVLPMKNELFDLVIVDEASQVNIAEIIPAYYRGKKYCIVGDKNQLNLNATGVGFSVSKSFEKITWQNVMSKHAGIISYERAKSMNLLVTESSILDFVSSESNDFNIPFTSLDEHFRSLPPLASFTNKQFYDSNWKIMTQNGENMEKDCFKAIKVGGVRDNIKKLIWNEVNEISRILDEIRRIHYLPEIIQFQDYFKNKEKYSIGILSFLTHQVAAIRELIENKYEDLKEKHDIFVATPEEFQGNERDVMFITLGLDSVSKWGKAFYENKNRFNVATSRAKFYTYLIYAGLPTNINLIKKYFLHYGYDIIVDADLNVREENIEPQYDKWEFNVAKMESDFEHYVYKYLLKYVDDKKGIDIYNQVNACGQKRIDFVLYNKITKKTCAVEVDGKDHFINGSTKYTEAHLNRIAVLKRAGWQILNIKYFNWWDNGWLTDESNQYFKNEINRLYRELDYKLF, from the coding sequence TAAACAAATAGATAGTAACTCAGAATATAAGTTATTTTGCGGAAGCGGCTTAATACATGGAATTTTATTGGGTCGAAACAGAAAAACATATGTATGTGCACCCTTATTATATACTTTCATTAATTTAGATAAAGAAGATAACGAAATAATCGTAGAAATAGATTATGAGGCAACTCAATTAAATCACGATTTGATTTCAAGAATGTTTGATTTACAGATTAATGATGAAAATGAAGAGTTGGAAAATTACTTAATTCCAGATAATATTCTTGAAAAATATAATAATATAGACGTCATAGAGAATAAATTATATTCAGATAATTTTGATAGTAATATTATTAAATACTTAAAAAATCCTAATACAATATTTAATGAGTTAGCTATCAAAGTATCGGAATTTAGTAATATTGAATATACAGAAGAAAAGTTTGACTATAAAAAAAGACTAAATAAAGAACTAATTTCTACAAACAAGTTTTATCCATTCCCTTTCTTATTTCTGTCTCAAGTACCTCACCAGCTTTCAACTTATGAGGCGCTAAATAGTCTTTTAAAACAAAAACCCATAAATAATCAATTATTGGAGAGATTATTTAAGAATATATTAACAACTGAGAAATTTGATATAAAATATGATACAGAATTAAATGAAAATAGAATTTTAGAAGTATTAAATAATTTTATACCTTTGTCGTTATCTGAAAATCAAAGAACAGCAATTATAAAGGGCTTAACTTCAGAGATATCATACATTCAAGGACCTCCAGGTACGGGTAAGTCATATACAATTACAGCGATTATTTTAAATGCACTATTTTTCAAAAAAAAAGTTCTTTTAGTATCCCATAAAAAGGCAGCTTTGACTGTTGTAAAAGATATGGTTGATTCAATACTTGGAAAGAACTCACTTTTATATCTCGGTACAGAAGATAAAACGAATACTAAAGAATATTTAAGCAACATTGTTGCTGAAGCAGATAGTTATAGATTGAATCTATTTGAAAATACAGGTAGTCTCAAACAACTATCCGTAATTGTTGAGAAATATGAACGAAAAATAAAGGATCTATTAAAAAAATATTCAGAAGCTAACAAAAGGATTAATGAAGTTCTAAAACTTGAAAACGAATACTTTAATTTACACAAGGAATTTCTTGATAAGAGGGGAATCTTTGAGAAAACCTATAGTGTAGATAACATTAAAGAATTTAACTGGACTACAAATAAAATAAAACTAGAGGATTATCTAAAAGCTATATATAAATTCCGTAAGTATATTGAAAAGGATACTGTAAATAGAATTGAAAAATTATACAAAATAAAGTTCACTAAACATTTTATTAATAAGTTTAGCGCTGATTTGTTTAGCATAAAAGAAAATCCTTTATATGCTGAAGATTTATTACATCTGAACAATTTATTCTCAAAATTGTCATTAACTCTAAAAGCAATAAATAGAGAAGTTGTTATTCAATTAAGAAAAAACATATCCAATCTTGATATTGAGATTAAAGAGACTTTAGGAAAATATTTGCCATATTTTTATAAATATAATATTATGGCAAAGTTAACTGGTGTCGAAAACAGATTTAAAAGGGAAAATATAAGTTCATTCAGAAAAATGCTTCATTTCAAAAAAGCAGACATTTTGAAAAGTAAAATGGAGAGCATAAATTATCAACAATTATTAGAAATTTTACCCTTTTGGTGTTCGGAATTAAGGGATTTAGGAAAAGTTCTGCCTATGAAAAATGAATTGTTCGATTTGGTTATAGTGGATGAAGCATCTCAAGTTAATATTGCCGAAATTATACCGGCATATTATCGAGGTAAAAAATACTGTATCGTTGGTGATAAAAATCAATTGAATTTAAATGCAACGGGAGTTGGTTTCAGTGTAAGTAAATCCTTTGAAAAGATAACTTGGCAGAATGTTATGTCTAAACATGCCGGTATAATCAGCTATGAACGTGCTAAAAGTATGAACTTATTAGTTACTGAATCATCTATATTAGATTTCGTAAGTTCTGAATCAAATGATTTTAATATACCATTTACGAGTTTGGATGAACATTTTCGATCGTTACCTCCTTTAGCTTCATTCACTAATAAACAATTCTATGATAGTAATTGGAAGATAATGACTCAAAATGGAGAGAATATGGAGAAGGATTGTTTTAAAGCTATTAAAGTAGGTGGAGTAAGGGATAATATTAAAAAGTTAATTTGGAATGAAGTTAATGAAATATCAAGAATATTAGATGAAATAAGAAGAATCCATTACTTACCAGAAATTATTCAATTTCAAGACTATTTTAAAAATAAAGAGAAATATTCAATAGGGATTTTGTCATTTTTGACCCATCAAGTAGCAGCAATTAGAGAATTAATAGAAAACAAATATGAAGATTTAAAAGAGAAACATGATATTTTTGTCGCAACTCCTGAGGAATTTCAAGGGAACGAAAGAGATGTTATGTTTATAACCCTAGGTCTAGATTCTGTTTCTAAATGGGGCAAGGCATTCTATGAAAATAAAAATAGGTTTAATGTCGCTACAAGCAGAGCTAAGTTTTATACATATTTAATATATGCAGGTTTACCAACAAATATTAACTTAATTAAAAAGTACTTTTTGCATTACGGTTATGATATAATTGTAGATGCAGATTTAAATGTTAGAGAAGAAAATATTGAACCTCAATATGACAAATGGGAGTTCAATGTTGCAAAAATGGAATCTGATTTTGAACATTATGTATATAAATATCTATTAAAATATGTTGATGACAAAAAGGGCATTGATATCTATAACCAGGTAAATGCTTGCGGTCAAAAAAGAATAGATTTTGTATTATATAATAAAATCACAAAGAAAACTTGTGCTGTTGAAGTTGATGGGAAAGATCACTTTATTAATGGTTCTACAAAATATACTGAAGCTCATTTAAATAGAATTGCAGTATTGAAACGTGCAGGTTGGCAAATATTAAATATTAAGTATTTTAATTGGTGGGATAATGGTTGGTTAACAGATGAGAGCAATCAATATTTTAAAAATGAGATAAATAGACTATATCGGGAACTTGATTACAAATTGTTTTAA
- a CDS encoding excinuclease ABC subunit C, protein MSEETEENTAIEVPRSPLEIKLGNLPPNPGIYQFKDKSGKIIYVGKAKNLRNRVRSYFMSKPVGPRLTKMISLIRDVEIINTDSEVESLILEMNMIKQLKPRYNVNLKDDKSFPYIVITNEPYPRVFPTRKRRNDGSKYFGPYTDVGNMKFSLKMLRELFMIRTCSLNITQEAIEKKKFKVCLEYHIHKCEGPCEGLVSQAKYNEMTGEIEKVLHGKTTSLIKELEAKMREAAASERFEEAALIRNRIESLTVYTEKQKIVSEDFMDKDIINFVKEGDDACAMILNIRDGKVIGKRHYYIDTVEDKEPGEILENVIFRYYSENSFIPDEIHLPEDADTSENSIEAFSEWFIKNFSKKVDFKIPKRGEKVQLLAMVKTNARYMLDELKLQRLKREFIPNSVTSLKRDLRLTKLPRRIECYDISNIQGTDTVASMVVFYDGRPKKNDYRKFKIQSALNEVGRPDDFASMREVIFRRFRKLAEKKIAESPETHQSNVPDGEAPQDMSFDAMPDLIVIDGGKGQLSSAVKVLGDIGLGELNIIGLAKRLEEVFLPGAHEAQSIPKTSSGIKLLQRVRDEAHRFAITFHRSLRDKRTLRSELEDIKGIGKTTAQKLLKEFGSVDNIKIMIKNDYDEFAKRAGKKAAERIKEWVESPEKLPDESAS, encoded by the coding sequence ATGTCAGAGGAAACAGAAGAAAATACAGCAATTGAGGTTCCAAGAAGTCCACTGGAAATAAAACTTGGTAATCTCCCCCCCAATCCGGGAATTTACCAGTTTAAGGATAAAAGCGGGAAGATAATATATGTAGGTAAGGCTAAGAACCTGCGCAATCGCGTTCGCTCATATTTTATGTCCAAGCCTGTTGGTCCGCGGTTAACTAAAATGATCTCTCTTATCCGCGATGTTGAAATAATAAATACCGACAGTGAAGTTGAATCTCTAATACTCGAGATGAACATGATAAAGCAGCTTAAGCCGCGGTATAATGTTAATCTTAAGGATGATAAATCTTTCCCATATATAGTAATTACCAATGAACCGTATCCGAGAGTTTTCCCCACCCGCAAAAGGCGCAATGACGGCTCGAAATATTTCGGTCCATACACCGATGTGGGTAACATGAAGTTCTCTCTAAAAATGCTTCGAGAGCTGTTTATGATAAGGACATGCAGCCTAAACATTACACAGGAAGCCATCGAAAAAAAGAAATTCAAAGTTTGCCTGGAATACCATATACATAAATGCGAGGGTCCGTGCGAAGGCCTTGTTTCGCAGGCGAAGTATAATGAAATGACCGGTGAGATTGAGAAGGTGCTGCATGGCAAAACGACATCACTTATAAAAGAGCTTGAAGCAAAAATGCGGGAAGCTGCTGCAAGCGAACGGTTTGAAGAAGCTGCGCTGATAAGGAACAGGATTGAATCGCTGACTGTATATACCGAAAAGCAGAAGATTGTATCGGAAGACTTCATGGATAAAGATATAATCAATTTTGTTAAGGAAGGTGATGATGCCTGCGCTATGATATTAAATATCCGTGACGGCAAAGTGATAGGCAAACGGCATTATTACATTGATACCGTTGAAGATAAAGAGCCCGGTGAGATACTGGAAAATGTGATATTCAGGTATTACAGTGAGAACTCATTTATACCGGATGAAATTCATTTACCAGAAGATGCCGATACCAGCGAGAACAGCATTGAAGCTTTCAGTGAGTGGTTCATTAAAAATTTTAGCAAGAAAGTTGATTTCAAGATCCCAAAACGAGGCGAAAAAGTGCAGCTGCTGGCAATGGTTAAGACAAACGCCAGATATATGCTTGATGAGCTGAAGCTTCAGCGATTAAAACGCGAGTTTATACCTAACTCCGTTACTTCGCTGAAACGTGACCTAAGGCTCACAAAGCTTCCCCGCAGGATAGAGTGTTACGATATTTCCAATATCCAGGGCACGGATACTGTTGCAAGCATGGTGGTTTTTTATGACGGCAGGCCGAAAAAAAATGATTACCGGAAGTTTAAGATTCAGAGTGCCCTGAACGAAGTGGGCAGGCCCGATGACTTTGCTTCAATGCGCGAAGTGATATTCCGCAGATTCAGGAAGCTTGCTGAGAAGAAGATAGCTGAATCACCTGAAACGCACCAGAGTAATGTGCCTGATGGCGAAGCGCCGCAGGATATGAGCTTTGACGCAATGCCTGATCTTATAGTAATAGATGGCGGAAAGGGGCAGCTTTCAAGCGCTGTTAAGGTTCTGGGTGATATCGGATTGGGTGAGCTTAATATTATCGGTCTGGCAAAAAGGCTTGAAGAAGTATTTCTGCCGGGGGCTCATGAGGCGCAATCAATACCCAAAACATCAAGCGGAATTAAGCTGCTACAGCGCGTCCGCGATGAAGCGCACAGGTTCGCAATAACTTTCCACCGCTCGTTAAGAGATAAGCGCACACTCCGCAGTGAGCTGGAAGATATCAAAGGCATTGGTAAAACCACAGCTCAAAAGCTGCTGAAAGAGTTCGGCTCAGTTGATAATATTAAAATTATGATAAAAAATGATTACGATGAGTTTGCAAAACGAGCCGGTAAAAAAGCTGCTGAGAGAATTAAGGAGTGGGTAGAGAGTCCAGAGAAATTACCTGATGAGTCTGCTTCTTAG
- a CDS encoding type II toxin-antitoxin system RelE/ParE family toxin, translating into MDFRIELTETAIDDMFEIYYYISMNDSFENAEKVIEKIKERVFSLSKYPERGSRINEIYDEQPDIKQVYFKPYRIIYKIQKQIVYVLAVLDGRRNLEDELRSRLIR; encoded by the coding sequence GTGGATTTCAGGATAGAGCTTACTGAAACAGCCATCGATGATATGTTTGAAATATATTATTATATTTCAATGAATGATAGTTTTGAAAATGCTGAGAAAGTAATCGAAAAAATAAAAGAAAGAGTCTTTTCTCTTTCGAAGTATCCCGAGAGGGGCAGCCGGATAAATGAAATTTATGATGAACAGCCGGATATAAAACAGGTTTATTTCAAGCCCTACAGGATCATATACAAAATTCAAAAGCAAATTGTATATGTGTTGGCAGTTCTTGATGGCCGAAGAAATCTTGAAGATGAGCTAAGAAGCAGACTCATCAGGTAA